One part of the Microlunatus elymi genome encodes these proteins:
- a CDS encoding segregation and condensation protein A, which produces MSAPTDPIADAQATATEPTGPDADVADTGGEESGGSGFSVRLKNFEGPFDLLLQLISKHKLDITEVALSQVTDEFIAHIKAAGDAWDLEQTSQFIVVAATLLDLKAARLLPSGEMDDPEDLALLDARDLLFARLLQYRAFKQIAAGFGERLEAQSRRTPRAVGLEPWLAQLLPEITIKITLQRFAELAARAMTPKEADVVSLAHLHAPAVTVREEGARIVGRLRTSGQLTFADLTRDSPDPITTVCRFLALLELFREKAVSFEQPTPLAELTIRWTGTDDQQVTISDEFDAPPPSPEDDDRPSDNDTAVNRGQVSTESTDSGQDVAPTTPDAETWSRSNGMDE; this is translated from the coding sequence GTGAGTGCGCCGACCGACCCGATCGCGGACGCCCAAGCAACCGCCACCGAGCCAACCGGCCCCGATGCCGACGTCGCTGACACCGGCGGCGAGGAGTCGGGCGGTTCCGGATTCAGCGTCCGGCTGAAGAATTTCGAGGGTCCCTTCGACCTGCTCCTGCAACTGATCAGCAAGCACAAGCTGGACATCACCGAGGTCGCGCTGTCCCAGGTGACCGACGAATTCATCGCGCACATCAAGGCCGCCGGCGACGCGTGGGATCTGGAACAGACCAGCCAGTTCATCGTGGTCGCTGCCACCCTGCTGGATCTCAAGGCCGCCCGGCTGCTGCCCAGTGGTGAGATGGACGATCCGGAGGACCTGGCGCTGCTGGACGCCCGCGATCTGCTGTTCGCCCGGCTGCTGCAGTACCGCGCGTTCAAGCAGATCGCGGCCGGTTTCGGTGAGCGGCTGGAGGCGCAGTCCCGGCGTACGCCGCGGGCGGTCGGGTTGGAGCCGTGGCTGGCGCAGTTGCTGCCCGAGATCACCATCAAGATCACCCTGCAGCGCTTCGCCGAACTGGCCGCGCGGGCGATGACGCCGAAGGAAGCCGACGTGGTCTCGCTGGCGCATCTGCATGCGCCCGCGGTCACGGTCCGGGAGGAGGGGGCGCGGATCGTCGGCCGGCTGCGTACCTCGGGACAGCTGACCTTCGCCGACCTCACCCGCGACTCACCCGACCCGATCACCACGGTCTGCCGCTTTCTCGCGCTGCTGGAGCTCTTCCGGGAGAAGGCGGTCTCGTTCGAACAGCCCACGCCGCTGGCCGAGTTGACCATCCGCTGGACCGGAACCGACGATCAGCAGGTCACCATCTCCGACGAGTTCGACGCGCCGCCGCCGTCACCGGAGGACGACGACAGGCCGTCAGATAACGACACCGCTGTCAATCGTGGACAGGTCTCCACCGAGTCGACCGACAGCGGGCAGGATGTGGCTCCAACGACCCCGGACGCCGAAACGTGGTCAAGAAGCAACGGGATGGATGAATGA
- a CDS encoding ParA family protein, with product MQQTVAESAAKPAEPEQPELGPTGRPWPKLPDIPPVQAGGTATIIAMCNQKGGVGKTTTTINLGAALVELGRKVLLVDFDPQGSLSVGLGVNPHNLELSIYNLLLSRDVTVDEVIAPTTVEGLDILPSNIDLSAAELQLVSEVAREQTLLRVLEKVTGSYDVILIDCAPSLGLLTINALTAADKVVVPLECEFFALRGVALLTDTIEKVQERLNPKLEMLGILGTMYDPRTLHSREVLERVVQAFGDTVFHTVIRRTIKFPETTVAGEPITTYASDSPGAQAYRMLAREVLARCLVG from the coding sequence GTGCAGCAGACGGTCGCCGAGTCCGCCGCGAAGCCTGCCGAACCGGAGCAGCCGGAGCTCGGCCCGACCGGTCGGCCGTGGCCGAAGCTGCCCGACATCCCGCCGGTCCAGGCCGGCGGCACCGCGACGATCATCGCGATGTGCAACCAGAAGGGCGGGGTCGGCAAGACCACCACCACCATCAATCTGGGTGCCGCGCTGGTCGAGCTGGGGCGCAAGGTGCTGCTGGTCGACTTCGATCCGCAGGGATCGCTGTCGGTCGGCCTGGGCGTCAACCCACACAACCTCGAGCTGAGCATCTACAACCTGCTGCTCAGCCGCGACGTCACGGTGGACGAGGTGATCGCCCCGACCACGGTCGAGGGCCTGGACATCCTGCCCAGCAACATCGACCTGTCCGCTGCCGAACTGCAGCTGGTCTCCGAGGTCGCTCGCGAGCAGACCCTGCTCCGGGTGCTGGAGAAGGTCACCGGCTCCTACGACGTGATCTTGATCGACTGCGCTCCCTCACTCGGTCTGCTCACGATCAACGCGCTGACCGCGGCGGACAAGGTGGTCGTGCCGCTGGAGTGCGAGTTCTTCGCGCTGCGCGGGGTCGCGTTGCTGACCGACACCATCGAGAAGGTGCAGGAGCGGCTGAATCCGAAACTGGAGATGCTCGGCATCCTCGGCACCATGTACGACCCGCGCACCCTGCACAGCCGGGAGGTGCTGGAACGGGTGGTGCAGGCGTTCGGCGACACGGTGTTCCACACCGTGATCCGGCGGACGATCAAATTCCCCGAGACCACGGTCGCCGGCGAGCCGATCACCACCTACGCATCGGATTCACCCGGGGCGCAGGCGTATCGGATGCTCGCCCGAGAGGTCCTTGCCCGATGCCTCGTCGGGTGA
- a CDS encoding site-specific tyrosine recombinase XerD, whose product MDKITRLINSYLDHLVVERGLSAHTVSGYRRDLGRYAAFLRDHGVDDPTKINSTMITGYAASLAEGVPDKPAEGVPDGAGAAAGEQTVWRYPPLATSSTARALAAVRGLHKFAAEEGVVADNPASEIRPPKPARRLPKALPLDAVQALLAAPGCKTPLALRDTALLELLYGTGGRISEIVGLDVDELSGLLTEPDEVGGLRVIGKGNKERFVPLGRYAKKAVTDYLVRGRPDLARRGRGTAALLLNARGGRLSRQGAWLIIQQAAERAKINIEISPHTLRHSFATHLLDGGADVRVVQELLGHASVTTTQIYTLVTVDHLREVYATSHPRAR is encoded by the coding sequence ATGGACAAGATCACGAGGCTGATCAACTCTTACCTTGATCATCTTGTGGTCGAGCGCGGACTGTCGGCGCACACCGTGTCCGGCTACCGTCGTGATCTTGGCCGCTACGCCGCCTTTCTTCGTGATCACGGAGTGGATGATCCGACCAAGATCAACTCGACGATGATCACCGGTTACGCGGCCAGCCTCGCCGAGGGCGTACCTGATAAACCCGCCGAAGGCGTACCGGATGGAGCCGGTGCCGCAGCCGGAGAACAGACGGTGTGGCGCTACCCGCCGTTGGCCACGTCCAGCACGGCCCGGGCGCTGGCAGCGGTCCGCGGTCTGCACAAGTTCGCCGCCGAGGAAGGGGTTGTGGCGGACAACCCGGCGTCGGAGATCCGTCCGCCGAAGCCCGCCCGTAGGCTGCCCAAGGCGCTGCCCTTGGATGCCGTGCAGGCGTTGCTGGCCGCTCCCGGTTGCAAGACTCCGCTCGCGTTGCGGGACACCGCGCTGCTGGAGTTGCTCTACGGCACCGGCGGCCGGATCTCCGAGATCGTCGGGCTCGACGTGGACGAGCTGTCCGGACTGCTCACCGAACCGGACGAGGTCGGTGGGCTGAGGGTGATCGGCAAGGGCAACAAGGAACGCTTTGTACCGCTCGGACGCTATGCCAAGAAGGCCGTCACCGACTACCTGGTACGAGGCCGGCCCGATCTCGCGCGACGCGGTCGGGGGACAGCGGCGCTGCTGCTGAACGCTCGTGGCGGACGGCTGTCACGCCAAGGCGCCTGGTTGATCATCCAGCAGGCAGCAGAGCGGGCCAAGATCAACATCGAGATCTCGCCGCACACCCTGCGGCATTCGTTCGCCACCCATCTGCTGGACGGCGGTGCCGACGTCCGGGTGGTGCAGGAGTTGCTCGGCCACGCGTCGGTGACCACCACCCAGATCTACACCCTGGTCACCGTTGATCATCTGCGCGAGGTCTATGCCACCTCGCACCCGCGGGCGCGGTGA
- the ald gene encoding alanine dehydrogenase, whose protein sequence is MKVGVPTEIKSQEYRVAITPPGVQEFTAHGHQVLVQSGAGMGSSITDQEYVAAGATMVDDPDDVWAEAELILKVKEPIKDEYDRMREGQVLFTYLHLAASRDCTQALVDHRVTGIAYETVQLPDGSLPLLAPMSEVAGRMAPQVGAYHLMRPGGGRGVLMSGVSGTYAAKVVVIGAGVSGMNAAAIALGMHAEVLILDKNIERLRQADKIYRGHLQTVASNTYEIERAVLDADLVIGAVLVPGAKAPTLISNDLVQRMRPGSVLVDIAIDQGGCFADSRPTTHAEPTYRVHDSVFYCVANMPGGVPNTSTYALTNVTLPYAIDLADKGWRTALRKDPALAKGLNTYDGRVTYPSVADVHELPALSLDEALG, encoded by the coding sequence ATGAAGGTTGGCGTTCCGACCGAGATCAAGAGCCAGGAGTACCGGGTGGCGATCACCCCGCCAGGCGTGCAGGAGTTCACCGCCCACGGCCATCAGGTGCTGGTGCAGTCCGGGGCCGGGATGGGTTCGTCGATCACCGATCAGGAGTATGTCGCCGCAGGAGCGACGATGGTGGACGATCCGGACGATGTCTGGGCCGAGGCTGAGTTGATCTTGAAGGTGAAGGAGCCGATCAAGGACGAGTACGACCGGATGCGTGAGGGACAGGTGCTCTTCACCTATCTGCATCTGGCCGCCAGCCGCGACTGCACCCAGGCGCTGGTCGATCACAGGGTCACCGGCATCGCGTACGAGACCGTCCAGCTGCCCGACGGCTCGCTGCCGCTGCTGGCACCGATGAGCGAGGTGGCCGGTCGGATGGCGCCGCAGGTCGGCGCCTACCACTTGATGCGTCCCGGTGGCGGCCGCGGCGTGCTGATGAGCGGCGTCTCCGGCACGTACGCGGCCAAGGTGGTGGTGATCGGCGCCGGCGTCTCGGGGATGAACGCCGCCGCGATCGCGCTCGGCATGCATGCCGAAGTGTTGATCTTGGACAAGAACATCGAACGGCTCCGGCAGGCGGACAAGATCTATCGCGGGCACCTGCAGACCGTCGCCTCCAACACGTACGAGATCGAGCGGGCCGTACTGGATGCCGACCTGGTGATCGGGGCCGTGTTGGTGCCTGGCGCGAAGGCGCCGACCTTGATCAGCAACGACCTGGTGCAGCGGATGCGGCCGGGCAGCGTGCTGGTCGACATCGCCATTGATCAGGGCGGCTGTTTTGCCGACTCGCGGCCGACCACGCACGCCGAGCCCACCTACCGGGTGCATGATTCGGTCTTCTACTGTGTGGCCAACATGCCCGGTGGTGTCCCGAACACGTCCACGTACGCGTTGACCAACGTCACCCTGCCGTACGCGATCGACCTTGCCGACAAGGGCTGGCGGACCGCATTGCGCAAGGATCCCGCGCTGGCCAAGGGGCTCAACACCTACGACGGCCGGGTCACCTATCCGTCGGTGGCCGACGTGCACGAGCTGCCCGCGTTGTCACTGGACGAGGCCCTCGGGTGA